Below is a window of Populus alba chromosome 2, ASM523922v2, whole genome shotgun sequence DNA.
TGCTTTCTTTATTAGGCAACACTAGCTGATTCTTTCCTTGCTGACCTTGATGAGTTATCCGACAACGATGCTGATATTGTCGTAAGTCTCTCACTCTCTGTGTGCCcgtgttatattttttatttttgttagttaGAGAATTAAGTTTGTATTTTAGTTGTTTGGTTAACCTTGTTGGATAATTTTGtaggatgaagatgatgatgtagAGGCAGGAAACATGGAAGAGGATGTCGATGGAGACTTGGCAGACATTGAAGCTCTTAACTATGATGATTTGGACAGTGTGTCAAAATTGCAGAAAACACAACGATTTAATGATATAATGCAGGTTATcattttttatccatttatattcacttctctctctctgtacTTGTTGGTTTGGCTAAATGGTATAAACTTCTCGTCTGCTCACTCTATGCATGGTTCTGTTGCCTTTTCATGTTCCTACCTTTcccttttatttgttgttgaagGCTTCtctataagaaataaaattcatgttgGTGCTCTTTTCTTAAAAGAAGTTTTTCGATCAACCACTAATTCTTCTAAGgctacctcttttttttttttttttcatttgatttaatttgatgctGTCCTCAGTAAACCTGATGTTGTGTTTATCCTGTTGTTTAAATGGTAGAAAGTGGAAGATGCACTTCAGAAGGGCTCAGATGTCCAAGATCATGGAATGGTATTGGAAGATGATCCTGAATATCAGCTAATAGTGAACTGCAATGCATTGTCAGTTGACATTGAGAATGAAATTGTTATCATACACAATTTTATTCGTGACAAGTACCGGCTGAAATTTCCGGAGCTTGAATCACTTGTCCATCACCCAATTGATTATGCTCGTGTTGTGAAGAAGATTGGAAACGAGATGGATTTGACCCTTGTTGATATGGAAGGGCTTATACCTGCTGCTATCAGAATGGTGATTTCTGTGACAGCATCCACAACAAGTGGCAAACCGCTTCCTGAAGAAGTCCTTCAAAAGACAATTGACGCATGTAATCGAGCTCTTGCACTTGATTCAGCAAAGAAGAAGGTCCTTGATTTTGTAGAAACTAGAATGGGTTACATTGCACCGAATCTTTCTGCTATTGTTGGTAGTGCTGTTGCTGCTAAACTTATGGGGATGGCTGGTGGTCTCACAGCCTTAGCCAAGATGCCTGCCTGCAATGTTCAGCTTCTTGGTGCCAAGAAGAAGAACCTTGCAGGATTTTCTACTGCAACATCCCAATTCCGTGTTGGTTATATAGAGCAAACAGAGGTGTTTCAGTCCACACCACCTTCTTTGAGAATGCGTGCTGGTCGACTATTGGCCGCAAAATCAACACTTGCTGCACGAGTAGATTCTACTAGAGGAGATCCATCAGGAAACACTGGAAGAACCCTTAGGGAAGAGATTCACAAGAAAATAGAGAAGTGGCAAGAGCCTCCTCCTGCAAAGCAACCTAAACCACTTCCAGTTCCTGATTCTGAACCTAAGAAAAAGAGAGGTGGGCGGCGCCTAAGGAAGATGAAAGAAAGGTAGtgtaggtttttgtttttatatgtttgttattaggtgggttttttctttgaatcttGGGTAACCTCATAgtgcatggttttccagataTGCGATAACAGACATGAGGAAGCTTGCCAATAGGATGCAATTTGGGGTACCTGAAGAGAGTTCTTTGGGTAAATTCTTCTCTTTAGCTTGTTGAGATTCTGAAATAGTTGTGAATCTATACCTTATAATATATTCTGATATAATTCTGAGTAGCTAGCTCTTTCGTCACTTTAAGTGCTCAATAAGCAGGAAAATAGACCTTTTGCCATCACTGAAATATATACAAACATAATACCTCCTCCTTTCCACCTACTGGtttgttttggaaaattatGTTGCTAAACTTCCTACATATCgtattctttatttctttcaattcattGTAAGAATGAAAGTTTCAAGGAAAACTAATTggcaaggttttttttattattattatgtctGTTGTTATAGATctagaatatattttaaattcttttcttttggtttgcAAATTCTCCTTGACACTTAGGTGATGGGCTGGGGGAAGGTTATGGCATGCTTGGTCAGGCTGGGAATGGCAAGCTGCGTGTATCAATTGGTCAGAGCAAACTCGCAGCGAAAGTTGCTAAGAAGTAACCCCTTTTTGCTTCTTttaaatctttattctttttccaTCAAAGCTGCAGTTTTATGAGTCTTAaagtttctctttaatttttcttaactttAGCTTGGAACTCAAATTGGTCAAACTTGTTTGCATTCCATCTCAACCATTCATGGCCCTATTGTTTTTAGGTTCAAGGAGAAGAATTATGGAAGCAGTGGTGCTACTTCTGGCCTCACCTCAAGTCTGGCATTTACTCCTGTTCaggtttgttgtatttttttttgtctattttgaTTATGAATTGCTTCTATCAATGGTAATTTGAATAACAAATTCAAGCTGGTGCTGCTGGCACTGATGAGAAAGATTTACGAAGGAAGGAAAAGTGTATTTAGCCCAGACTCTGCAAATTTATCCCCAAACTTGACAGTGAACATAATAGTTCACCGGACCTTTTGCAATAGtttctgggtttcaattcttgGAATGTTAGTTGACATTGGGAAATTTctcttttaagaattttaagttTCTATATgagattgaataatttttaaaaaaatcaagcactaTATGGCTTTCACCTGATCCAAAAGAACAGAAATCAAGTTATGAAGCATTTTAGAAGTAGAAATCTGTACTTTCATGTTGATCCTGTGTAATACTTGTGGCCAGATTTGCCTTCGAAATTCATTGCTATTTGTTAGAGCAGTTAGGTGATGAAGCTTTGGATCGTAGAACATTGCTTCTTAGATTGGATGTTGCATGGCTTTCCGCTTTCTCTTGTCCTCTTGCCATGTATAAaacgtcattttttttctctgggcATTAGGTTCTAGTGGTGACAGGGAATGGGTTCAGGGTTGAATCTACCTATATCAGAGAATTAAAGATTCCAGAGTAGTCATAAAAGCTGTTTAGATTTCTCATCCTCATAGACGTCAATAGAACAGTAAAATTGGTTTCATCTTGCATCTGAAGTTGAGGGTTGATCATGGCCTATTTCAATTAAGATTTGCCAGGAAAATTTTCCGCCATGCCTCTTGAACTTTTTActactataaattttttaagtttgctTTACCATATGTTCAAAAATCCAGAACAGGCCTTACATAACAAAACTAAGCTCATAAAATAGTAGATAAGTGCTTACTACAATTATCATCTTGTTTTAACAGGGGATTGAGCTCACAAATCCACAAGCTCATGCGCACCAACTTGGCAGTGGGACACAAAGCACCTATTTTTCTGAGAATGGAACCTTTTCAAAGATCAAGAGGACCTGATTATGCAAAATCTCACGTCGGCTGTTTTGTATTAGTGTGTACATTAAATCATGTGCAAGGGAGATGTTTAGATGAACTTGTAACTAACCTTGTGGATTATACTTCTTTCACCACCAGTTTTGTTTATCAACATGAGGGGTATCTTGAATCTCAAAATCACTTGGCCAGATATGACAGTCTTAATGTCAAGATTACGCGAGCTGTTCCTTCTTATTCACTCGCATCATAACAGAGTAACGATAACAACCTTGGATACCAGATATCATATGCTCGCCAAGTTATACCTCCTGGCTTTGGAACTTTACATAAATTGTGATTTGATTTTTCGtttcttattcttattatgctttgatttttcaatattgCATGTTTATGTTGCTGGTCAGGTTTTAACCATGTGTATGCATATCGCCAAGTTATACCTCCTGGTTTATGCATATGCAGGAGTGTAGATCTTTAAAGAGACAGATAAACATGATGGGCATTGTCATCAACTTGAATACCTACCTTCCTGTACGCAGCAAGCTTTTCTGAGAATAGTTTATCCAGAAAAGGGATGTGTAACAGCAAGGAACAAATCGGGAGAATTCAATTGTCATAAATATACAAGACTCTAAAGCGCACCAAAAGCATAGTTgaattggggaaaaaaaagagtagatcATATCATCTGCCTTTCGGGCGACAGCTACATAAACAGCCACTGCCACTGAATTCAACAGAATAGTAAAGATAACCAGAAAAACATTTGAAGAACCATTATCATATTGGTAATACTGATAGCGTCTTTTCCAACACTTGAGCAGGGGAAGTCAGTCACAAACACGAAATGTCTAATTTAGAAGCAACATCATGTACATTAGATGCATGTATGTACACTTGATATTCTTCACCAGTCCTAGTCTGGAGTGTTCTCAACTGTCACCTTTCCTGGAGCAGCATATTAGAGCCCTTGTTCCATTCGCATGCTGGACAAAAGATGAATGAAGTGAGATGCGAACTATTTAAAAACAGACTGGGTTAAGATGTTTGCACATGCACATGTGCAATCCCATGACACTACTACGTTTGTGTCCTGCAAAAGTGATAGACAAGATACAAATTTGCTGGCGCCCATTTGTTAGCACATCTCCCCTAACCAAAGCAATGACACTTAATTCAGACATGGAATATAGGGGGAAAAGTCACCAGGGGACTCATAACTTGTCTGGTTTACTACCTGCTACCCAGAAGAAAGGGAAAACAAAACAGAACAGAAGAATAAGGCACCGAAGAAGGGGCAAAAAACATACTTTGATGATTGAAGCAGCTCCATGTCACACCAGGGCAAGCAAGCACACAGACTCGAAAGCAAAATCCAATAAAACAATCCAGTTGCTTGATAACAGTCCAACACAAAAGCTACAAAATGCTAGCTCTATTATGACCCCCACCCCACTGGCGTCTGCGGGCCCTTCTTTTTCTCCCATCCTTTTTCGCCTTGGCCTTTTCTATCAAATCCCTCTCCCCTCGTCGTTTATACATTTTGAAAGTCACATGTCTATCTGCAGCCATCTTCCTCACCTTCTCTGTGATCTCTGCTGCAAACTGTCTGTTATACAATTTCCTTAAACCACGCATGAGCTTAGCAAAAGTTTCTGGTTTTGGCATTAAATCAGCATCCATCATGTCCAGACAATAAGAACATGCTTCCTTCACATGCCCGTTTGAGAACAGTGCATGAATCCAAATTGTCCATGAATCCACATTAAGCTCACATCCTTTATTCACAATGCAACTCCAAAGATCTTTAGCCAATTCAAGCTTCTCACCTCGCAGCAAGGCATTCAACAAATCCTTCAGTATGCCATATTGACGACTAGACAAAAGACCTCTCTCAACCATTTCTTTGAAATACTGACAAGCCTCGACCAGGTATCCATGCCCTAGAAACCCATTAATCATAATAACAAAAGTATCAAGTCCTGGACTAAGGCCACTTACTTCCATTTCATTCCAAGCATCAACACCAGCATTCACCTCCCCCAACTTGCAGGCCAATCTAATCACTACATTATAAATACTAAGATCTGGAATACAACCAATCTTTTGCATCTCCCCCATCAATTCCCTGCACTCTTCCAACTCTTCCTTCTTCTCATGGGCCAACATCAGATGCAAATAAGTCAATTGATTGGGCATGTGCCCTTTCT
It encodes the following:
- the LOC118063498 gene encoding U4/U6 small nuclear ribonucleoprotein Prp31 homolog, translated to MATLADSFLADLDELSDNDADIVDEDDDVEAGNMEEDVDGDLADIEALNYDDLDSVSKLQKTQRFNDIMQKVEDALQKGSDVQDHGMVLEDDPEYQLIVNCNALSVDIENEIVIIHNFIRDKYRLKFPELESLVHHPIDYARVVKKIGNEMDLTLVDMEGLIPAAIRMVISVTASTTSGKPLPEEVLQKTIDACNRALALDSAKKKVLDFVETRMGYIAPNLSAIVGSAVAAKLMGMAGGLTALAKMPACNVQLLGAKKKNLAGFSTATSQFRVGYIEQTEVFQSTPPSLRMRAGRLLAAKSTLAARVDSTRGDPSGNTGRTLREEIHKKIEKWQEPPPAKQPKPLPVPDSEPKKKRGGRRLRKMKERYAITDMRKLANRMQFGVPEESSLGDGLGEGYGMLGQAGNGKLRVSIGQSKLAAKVAKKFKEKNYGSSGATSGLTSSLAFTPVQGIELTNPQAHAHQLGSGTQSTYFSENGTFSKIKRT